In Caldilineales bacterium, the following proteins share a genomic window:
- a CDS encoding SH3 domain-containing protein, with protein MSQRSFQARRRQQRPRSPWAAMLIPFLAILITFGLFYVLVRTLGGGAAPPPTPIAPPPTATEAPAPTPTPALATPTAEPSPTPELPTPTPLPAGPDVLRVGGQATVNAETGLRMRGGPGTNFNPVATLPAGAIVDVIGGPERADTYTWWQIRYKQPDGSQIEGWAAGDFLDPGAG; from the coding sequence ATGAGCCAACGTAGCTTCCAGGCCCGCCGCCGGCAGCAGCGCCCGCGTTCACCGTGGGCGGCGATGCTGATCCCATTCCTCGCCATCCTGATCACGTTCGGGCTGTTCTATGTGCTCGTGCGCACCCTGGGTGGAGGGGCCGCGCCCCCGCCGACGCCCATCGCGCCCCCTCCCACCGCCACCGAAGCCCCGGCGCCCACCCCCACGCCCGCTCTGGCGACGCCCACCGCCGAGCCAAGCCCGACCCCTGAACTCCCCACCCCCACCCCCCTGCCGGCCGGCCCGGACGTGTTGCGCGTCGGTGGCCAGGCGACCGTGAATGCCGAGACCGGTCTGCGGATGCGAGGCGGGCCGGGCACCAACTTTAACCCCGTCGCCACCCTGCCTGCTGGCGCCATCGTCGATGTCATCGGCGGACCGGAGCGGGCCGACACCTACACCTGGTGGCAGATTCGTTACAAGCAGCCCGATGGCAGCCAGATAGAGGGCTGGGCCGCGGGCGATTTCCTGGATCCGGGCGCGGGATAG
- a CDS encoding type II toxin-antitoxin system RelE/ParE family toxin, whose amino-acid sequence MRYEIIFAPQAEEDLLDLRANERGEVLDAIETHLRYEPEKVSKSRIKRLEGLEWPQYRLRIGDIRAFYDVFYVRAGGVVEILVVREKTEAMKWLADYGRKTDDSDSA is encoded by the coding sequence TTGCGTTATGAAATCATCTTTGCTCCACAAGCCGAAGAAGACTTGCTAGACTTGCGCGCCAATGAGCGCGGTGAAGTCTTGGATGCTATCGAGACTCATCTCCGCTACGAACCAGAAAAAGTCAGCAAGAGCCGTATCAAGCGCTTGGAGGGGCTTGAATGGCCGCAGTATCGGCTACGGATCGGTGATATTCGAGCGTTTTACGATGTGTTCTATGTTCGTGCGGGCGGTGTTGTTGAGATACTTGTCGTTCGAGAGAAAACCGAAGCTATGAAATGGCTTGCAGACTATGGGAGAAAGACGGATGATTCAGATTCCGCTTAA
- a CDS encoding dihydrofolate reductase family protein produces MSKVIAIMSMSLDGFVADFNDGVAEVFDWYFSSGDVEFQAGGADPMTFKVSGSSAEHLRGLWSELGAVLTGRRTFDKAHGWGGNHAWGPAFVVTHHIPNGWPRPNSTVHFVTDGIESAVRQAKAAAGGKSVGVHGADTIQQLLNAGLLDEISVDIAAVLLGSGVRLFDRLAATPAVLGNPTVIAGVGVTHLRYPVRKA; encoded by the coding sequence ATGTCGAAAGTTATCGCAATCATGTCCATGTCGCTCGACGGTTTCGTTGCCGACTTCAACGATGGCGTGGCCGAAGTGTTCGACTGGTACTTCAGCTCGGGGGACGTCGAGTTTCAGGCTGGAGGGGCAGACCCCATGACCTTCAAGGTGTCAGGGAGCAGCGCCGAGCACCTTCGCGGTCTCTGGTCTGAACTCGGAGCCGTGCTCACAGGTAGACGCACCTTTGACAAAGCCCATGGCTGGGGCGGCAATCACGCGTGGGGACCAGCATTCGTGGTGACCCACCACATTCCCAACGGATGGCCGCGACCGAACTCGACCGTCCACTTCGTGACCGACGGCATCGAAAGCGCCGTGAGGCAAGCCAAAGCCGCCGCAGGCGGGAAGTCCGTTGGGGTCCACGGCGCTGACACTATCCAGCAGTTGCTGAATGCTGGTCTCCTCGACGAAATCAGCGTCGACATAGCGGCGGTTCTTCTTGGCTCGGGAGTTCGACTCTTTGACCGCCTCGCCGCCACGCCCGCCGTCCTCGGCAACCCGACGGTGATCGCGGGTGTCGGGGTTACACACCTACGCTACCCGGTACGCAAGGCGTAG
- a CDS encoding putative DNA binding domain-containing protein: MTLSQLLGRQPGLQLEFLPRLEMEPLLETIVALANSEGGQIVVGADPAGRLVGGLQVEDADDVVRAALVQIQPPLRVEVEPYELPQGTMLVFAAPRTGELHSLADGRVLVRRGAANQVLTGDDLTLLAASRGSGAFETEEVDGASLADFDMEVVAEYVEHRRRRQPRAFVGSTESLLKQIGALSPNGVASVMGVLLFGREPQLFLPQAGLTFVKFAGSDRREATGQIGYGRREDVQGPLARIIERAWQVVWEEMAKQSVVRGLVREEETEYPATAVREALVNAVAHRDYHIGGRRIEVLMYRDRLEVASPGGLPGYITLQNIIDEHYSRNPRLVNGLLQWGYIEELGLGVDKMIESMVAAGHPQPEFRATPHSFVVTLRKGRELGQPGAKPQWEQNMNERQMQALQFVQREGRISNKDYRDLCPTVSAETLRLDLADLVDKGLLLKIGDKKGTYYVLKRRGST; encoded by the coding sequence ATGACCCTCAGCCAACTTCTTGGCCGCCAGCCGGGTTTGCAGCTCGAGTTTCTGCCCCGGCTGGAGATGGAGCCGTTGCTGGAAACGATTGTCGCCCTGGCCAACAGCGAGGGCGGGCAGATCGTGGTCGGGGCTGACCCGGCCGGGCGGCTGGTGGGCGGTTTGCAGGTCGAAGACGCCGACGACGTGGTGCGGGCGGCGCTGGTGCAGATTCAGCCGCCGCTGCGGGTGGAGGTGGAGCCATACGAGTTGCCGCAGGGCACGATGCTGGTCTTTGCGGCCCCGCGCACGGGCGAATTGCACAGTCTGGCCGATGGCCGGGTGTTGGTGCGGCGCGGGGCGGCCAATCAGGTGCTGACCGGCGACGACCTGACCTTGCTGGCTGCCAGCCGCGGCAGCGGCGCCTTCGAGACCGAGGAGGTGGACGGGGCCAGTCTGGCCGATTTCGATATGGAGGTGGTGGCCGAGTATGTCGAACATCGCCGCCGCCGCCAGCCGCGCGCCTTCGTTGGCTCGACTGAATCCTTGCTCAAGCAGATCGGCGCCCTCAGTCCCAACGGCGTGGCATCGGTCATGGGGGTGCTGCTCTTTGGCCGCGAGCCGCAACTCTTCTTGCCGCAGGCCGGGCTGACGTTTGTCAAATTCGCTGGCAGCGACCGCCGCGAGGCCACCGGGCAGATCGGTTATGGCCGCCGCGAGGATGTGCAGGGGCCGCTGGCGCGGATCATCGAGCGGGCCTGGCAGGTGGTGTGGGAGGAGATGGCCAAGCAGTCGGTGGTGCGGGGGCTGGTGCGCGAGGAAGAAACCGAGTATCCGGCCACCGCCGTGCGCGAGGCGTTGGTGAATGCCGTGGCGCATCGCGATTATCACATCGGCGGGCGGCGCATCGAGGTGCTGATGTATCGCGACCGGCTGGAGGTCGCTTCGCCGGGCGGGCTGCCTGGCTACATCACCCTGCAAAACATCATCGACGAGCACTACAGCCGCAATCCCCGGCTGGTGAATGGGCTGCTGCAATGGGGCTATATCGAGGAGTTGGGGCTGGGTGTCGACAAGATGATCGAGTCGATGGTGGCGGCGGGGCATCCGCAACCCGAGTTCCGGGCGACGCCGCACTCGTTTGTGGTCACGCTGCGCAAGGGCCGCGAGCTGGGGCAGCCGGGGGCCAAACCGCAGTGGGAGCAGAACATGAACGAGCGGCAGATGCAGGCGCTGCAATTCGTCCAGCGCGAGGGCCGGATCAGCAACAAGGACTATCGCGACCTCTGCCCCACCGTCAGCGCCGAAACCCTGCGTCTGGACCTGGCCGACCTGGTGGATAAGGGCCTGTTGTTGAAAATTGGCGACAAGAAGGGGACGTACTATGTGCTCAAGCGCCGCGGCAGCACCTGA
- the mutL gene encoding DNA mismatch repair endonuclease MutL, whose translation MPIRLLAPDVADKIAAGEVVERPASVAKELIENSLDAGATDIRVEAREGGRGLVRVIDNGSGIPAAEAALAVQRHATSKLQSADDLEHIATLGFRGEALAAISAVSQFTLVTRAAAEAAGIELRLEGGRLAGERAIGSPPGTSISVEHLFWNTPARLKFLRSDATEAGHISRIVSRYALAYPHVRFSYLAEGRLVFQSPGNGDPAQVLIKVFDAAIARQMLAILPDDDPAAPGIQVGGFISEPSLHRANRSAIEIFVNRRAIQDRNLTFAVIQAYHTLLPGDRFPLALVFVTLPPEQVDVNVHPAKAEVRFRDASLIFRAVQRAVHRTLVDAAPVASLTPSAPAGWAAQPGWAAQPGWAQRRDALVQAGQPDAPRGQMAMDLYRHSLAPDDAPILAGQEDALDPAPPVVPASFAPAALPPLRPVGQVAAAWLVAEGPGGLFLIDQHAAHERILYEQIVEAERRPVPRQQLLEPLPIEMGGQLAGLIADHLPTLQQSGFEIEPFGAGSYLLRAVPAFMGRQDPQRLLQEVAENLGQYDDLVGQGCEDELVKIICKRLAIKAGQVLSLAEQRELLRQLEACANPRTCPHGRPTVLHFSAAQLEKQFGRI comes from the coding sequence ATGCCCATCCGCCTCCTCGCCCCTGACGTCGCCGACAAAATCGCCGCTGGCGAAGTCGTCGAGCGCCCTGCCTCCGTCGCCAAAGAACTGATCGAGAACAGCCTGGACGCCGGCGCCACCGACATCCGGGTGGAAGCGCGCGAGGGCGGGCGGGGGCTGGTGCGCGTCATCGACAACGGCAGCGGCATCCCCGCCGCCGAAGCCGCCCTGGCCGTCCAGCGCCACGCCACCAGCAAACTCCAAAGCGCCGACGACCTGGAACACATCGCCACCCTCGGCTTCCGCGGCGAAGCCCTGGCCGCCATCAGCGCCGTCAGCCAGTTCACACTCGTCACCCGCGCCGCCGCCGAGGCCGCCGGCATCGAGTTGCGGCTGGAAGGCGGCCGGCTGGCCGGCGAGCGCGCCATCGGCTCGCCCCCCGGAACCAGCATCAGCGTCGAGCACCTGTTCTGGAACACCCCCGCCCGGCTCAAATTCCTCCGCTCCGACGCCACCGAGGCCGGGCACATCTCCCGCATCGTCAGCCGCTACGCCCTGGCCTACCCGCACGTCCGCTTCAGCTACCTGGCCGAGGGCCGACTGGTCTTCCAGTCGCCGGGCAATGGCGACCCCGCCCAGGTGCTGATCAAGGTCTTCGACGCCGCCATCGCCCGCCAGATGCTGGCCATCCTGCCCGACGATGACCCGGCCGCGCCCGGCATCCAGGTGGGCGGCTTCATCAGCGAACCCAGCCTCCACCGCGCCAACCGCAGCGCCATCGAGATCTTCGTCAATCGCCGCGCCATCCAGGACCGCAACCTCACCTTCGCCGTCATCCAGGCCTACCACACCCTCCTCCCCGGCGACCGCTTCCCCCTGGCCCTCGTCTTCGTCACCCTCCCGCCCGAACAGGTGGATGTCAACGTCCACCCGGCCAAAGCCGAAGTCCGCTTCCGCGACGCCTCGCTCATCTTCCGCGCCGTGCAGCGGGCCGTGCACCGCACCCTGGTCGACGCCGCCCCCGTCGCCAGCCTGACGCCATCAGCTCCGGCCGGTTGGGCCGCCCAACCCGGTTGGGCCGCCCAGCCCGGCTGGGCGCAGCGCCGCGACGCCCTCGTCCAGGCTGGCCAGCCCGACGCCCCTCGCGGGCAGATGGCCATGGACCTCTACCGCCACAGCCTGGCGCCCGACGACGCCCCCATCCTCGCCGGGCAGGAGGACGCCCTCGACCCGGCGCCGCCCGTCGTCCCCGCCTCCTTTGCCCCCGCCGCCCTCCCGCCCCTGCGACCCGTCGGCCAGGTGGCTGCCGCCTGGCTGGTGGCCGAAGGCCCCGGCGGCCTCTTCTTGATCGACCAACACGCCGCCCACGAACGCATCCTCTACGAACAGATCGTCGAAGCCGAGCGCCGGCCGGTGCCCCGCCAACAACTCCTGGAACCCCTGCCCATCGAAATGGGCGGCCAACTGGCGGGTCTCATCGCCGACCACCTGCCCACCTTGCAGCAGAGCGGCTTCGAGATCGAGCCGTTCGGGGCCGGGAGCTATCTGCTGCGCGCCGTCCCCGCCTTCATGGGCCGGCAAGACCCGCAGCGATTGTTGCAAGAGGTGGCCGAAAACCTGGGCCAGTATGATGATCTGGTGGGGCAGGGCTGCGAGGATGAGCTGGTCAAGATCATCTGCAAGCGCCTGGCGATCAAGGCCGGGCAGGTGCTCTCGCTGGCCGAGCAGCGCGAGTTGCTGCGCCAGCTGGAAGCCTGCGCCAACCCCCGCACCTGCCCGCACGGCCGGCCCACCGTCCTCCATTTCAGCGCCGCCCAGTTGGAGAAGCAGTTCGGGCGCATCTGA
- a CDS encoding BrnA antitoxin family protein: MDDYPKVTQADLDRATFRVNLKPTPRKRRVTMLLDTGLVEYFKAQAGERGYQTLINETLRQAVEGDELEERLRRIIREEIQREAVLAGA, encoded by the coding sequence ATGGACGATTACCCCAAGGTCACGCAAGCTGACCTGGATCGGGCGACCTTTCGCGTCAACCTCAAGCCCACCCCGCGTAAACGGCGCGTGACCATGTTGCTGGACACCGGTTTGGTGGAGTACTTCAAAGCACAAGCTGGCGAACGTGGCTATCAAACCTTGATCAACGAAACTCTCCGACAAGCTGTGGAAGGTGACGAGCTGGAAGAAAGGCTACGACGCATTATTCGCGAGGAAATCCAGCGCGAGGCTGTGTTGGCAGGGGCGTAA
- a CDS encoding phage holin family protein, protein MRNLIIRLVINAVALGVAAWAIDGINYGGVTDLLLVALIFGLVNALIKPVVSFLTCPLVALTLGLFIIVINALMLWLTGSVARLLGLDFSVTGFLPALWGSLIVSVVSIVLNVVLPEDKK, encoded by the coding sequence ATGCGAAACCTCATCATCCGTCTGGTCATCAACGCCGTGGCCCTGGGCGTCGCGGCCTGGGCCATCGACGGCATCAACTACGGCGGCGTCACCGACCTGCTGCTCGTGGCGCTCATCTTTGGGTTGGTCAATGCCCTGATCAAACCTGTCGTCAGTTTCCTCACCTGCCCGCTCGTGGCCCTGACATTGGGCCTGTTCATCATCGTCATCAACGCCCTGATGCTGTGGCTGACCGGCAGCGTCGCCCGTCTCCTGGGCCTCGATTTCTCTGTCACTGGTTTCTTACCGGCCCTTTGGGGTTCGCTGATCGTTTCGGTGGTCAGCATCGTGCTCAACGTCGTCCTGCCGGAAGACAAGAAGTAG
- a CDS encoding GNAT family N-acetyltransferase, which yields MVATQATPTIQRRSGLRQIDIHNDLGAIADLIDEAFADDLDAAGRASLRELRAMARLGPLLYLMIPPGAEMGGYFRGFVWEAEGEVVGNITLQQLDSYGQRWMIANVAVRRAFRGRGIARGLMDAALDRIGQWGGEWATLQVRHDNQVARGLYERMGFAPVLAETHHRAAAVPDLPPPPLPADVALHPLSDRDQQAVHYLARQAMPELARWWNARRHNDLGHFTDAGVTRLWGRMSGQGFRQRLGLWRADELLGMVDADSRPRGEHRLDLLLLPTEVGCWERTLALHGLACLRDYPHRAVIATSVDYQPDAADVLASCGLRPTYTLLTMRRRVRRLSER from the coding sequence ATGGTCGCAACGCAAGCCACCCCCACCATCCAGCGGCGCAGCGGGCTGCGACAGATCGACATCCACAATGATTTGGGTGCGATTGCCGATCTGATCGACGAGGCTTTCGCCGATGATTTGGATGCGGCGGGGCGAGCTTCGCTGCGCGAACTGCGGGCCATGGCCCGGCTGGGGCCGCTCCTGTATCTGATGATCCCGCCGGGGGCGGAGATGGGCGGCTATTTTCGGGGCTTTGTGTGGGAGGCCGAGGGAGAGGTCGTTGGCAATATCACCTTGCAGCAGCTCGATTCCTACGGCCAGCGATGGATGATCGCCAATGTGGCCGTGCGCCGCGCCTTTCGCGGTCGGGGCATCGCCCGCGGGCTGATGGACGCCGCTCTCGACCGCATCGGTCAGTGGGGCGGCGAGTGGGCCACCCTGCAGGTGCGCCACGACAACCAGGTGGCCCGCGGCCTCTACGAGCGCATGGGCTTCGCCCCGGTCCTGGCCGAGACTCATCACCGGGCGGCCGCCGTCCCCGACCTGCCGCCGCCGCCGCTGCCCGCCGATGTGGCCTTGCATCCGCTCTCGGATCGCGACCAACAGGCCGTGCACTATCTGGCCCGACAAGCCATGCCCGAACTGGCGCGTTGGTGGAACGCCCGCCGGCACAACGACCTCGGCCACTTCACCGATGCCGGCGTCACCCGGCTGTGGGGCCGGATGAGCGGGCAGGGCTTTCGGCAGCGGCTCGGTTTGTGGCGGGCGGATGAGCTGTTGGGGATGGTTGACGCCGACTCCCGCCCGCGCGGCGAGCATCGTCTCGACCTACTTCTTCTCCCCACCGAGGTCGGCTGTTGGGAGCGAACCCTGGCCCTGCACGGCCTGGCCTGCCTGCGCGACTACCCGCACCGCGCCGTCATCGCCACCAGCGTCGATTATCAGCCCGACGCCGCTGACGTTCTGGCAAGCTGCGGGCTGCGCCCCACCTACACCCTGCTCACCATGCGCCGTCGCGTCCGCAGACTCAGCGAGCGGTGA
- a CDS encoding type II toxin-antitoxin system Phd/YefM family antitoxin, whose translation MKDDLSRYLRMAEKEDVIITRHGIPAGVLIGFEDPEAWWEELLLRDPRFSARVAQARSSLRAGQGISIERLREKHNIQPETARVEE comes from the coding sequence GTGAAAGATGACCTCTCACGCTACTTGCGGATGGCCGAAAAAGAGGATGTCATTATCACCCGCCATGGCATCCCCGCTGGCGTCTTGATCGGTTTCGAGGATCCAGAAGCCTGGTGGGAGGAGTTGCTGTTGCGTGATCCGCGTTTCAGCGCGCGGGTGGCTCAGGCGCGCAGCAGTCTACGCGCTGGGCAGGGCATTAGCATCGAGCGGTTGCGCGAGAAGCACAACATCCAGCCGGAGACGGCCAGGGTGGAGGAGTAA
- the gyrA gene encoding DNA gyrase subunit A has protein sequence MADDLLEQNPTPTAHTPPADGADSANGNGANEWDGNDGAAAAGVDPDHIGLVRPIDIQDEMRVSYLDYAMSVIVARALPDARDGLKPVHRRILYAMHDMGLHYNKAHKKSARIVGEVLGKYHPHGDTAVYDAMVRMAQDFSLRYPLVDGQGNFGSIDGDSPAAMRYTEARLARLANELLDDIEKDTVDWAGNFDDSLKEPLVLPARLPNLLLNGASGIAVGMATNLPPHNLGEVCDAIAYLIDRWDERDEVTVDDLMGFIKGPDFPTGAIILGLEGIRQAYSTGRGRIIVRAKTAIEEMRGGRFRIIVSEIPYQLNKTNLIERMAELAREGRLEDISDLRDESDRKGMRIVIELKRGAAPKKELNKLFKYTPLQTTFGVTNLALVKNEPRMLPLKRMLQVFIEHRVEVITRRSIWELAEAEHRAHILEGLRIALQFLDEVIATIRQSPTVDAARAALMTRFGLSEIQAQAILDMQLRRLAALEQQKIEDEYNELLVRIRYLRDLLEHPAKILALVKDDSLALKEKFADPRRTAISPQGVGEFSEEDLITQQGVIVSLTQGNYIKRTDARVFRSQARGGVGVRGMETKAEDVVVKAFFARTLDTVLFFTNKGRVYSERAFNLPEGSRTAKGVHINNVLNLQADESVTALIPVPGFAESQYILLCTRKGRIKRMELREFERVRASGIIAFGLPEDDELVRAKLTRGNTDVVIITRMGKGLRFHEEAIRPMGRTAAGVMGIDLAEGDAVAGLATVSGAADEELLVVTEQGWGKRVALDDLPVKGRYTQGVWMTDHSRADETGPVVVARAISPDDEVTFMTVNGLAVRMRAREISLIGRAGRGVRCLRLQAGDRLVAVARMVDVAVESDHDEPDAPPAQPQSPVAEEEALATETAPASP, from the coding sequence ATGGCGGACGACCTCCTCGAACAAAACCCCACTCCCACGGCCCACACGCCTCCCGCCGACGGCGCCGACAGCGCCAACGGCAACGGCGCCAACGAGTGGGACGGCAACGACGGCGCCGCCGCTGCCGGCGTCGACCCCGACCATATCGGCCTCGTCCGGCCCATCGATATCCAGGACGAGATGCGCGTGTCCTATCTGGACTACGCCATGAGCGTCATCGTCGCCCGCGCCCTGCCCGACGCCCGCGATGGCCTCAAGCCCGTGCACCGCCGCATCCTCTACGCCATGCACGATATGGGCCTGCACTACAACAAGGCCCACAAAAAGAGCGCCCGCATCGTCGGCGAGGTGCTGGGGAAGTACCATCCGCACGGCGACACCGCCGTCTACGATGCCATGGTGCGCATGGCCCAGGATTTCAGCCTGCGCTATCCGCTGGTCGATGGCCAGGGCAACTTCGGCTCGATCGACGGCGATAGCCCCGCCGCCATGCGCTACACCGAAGCCCGCCTGGCTCGGCTGGCCAACGAACTGCTGGATGACATCGAAAAGGACACCGTCGATTGGGCCGGGAACTTCGACGACTCGCTCAAGGAGCCGCTCGTCTTGCCCGCCCGCCTGCCCAACCTGCTGCTCAATGGCGCCAGCGGCATCGCCGTAGGCATGGCCACCAACCTCCCGCCCCACAACCTGGGCGAGGTCTGCGACGCCATCGCCTATCTCATCGACCGCTGGGACGAGCGCGACGAGGTGACGGTCGATGACCTCATGGGCTTCATCAAGGGGCCGGATTTCCCCACCGGGGCCATCATCCTGGGGCTGGAGGGCATCCGCCAGGCCTATAGCACCGGCCGGGGCCGGATCATCGTCCGGGCCAAGACGGCGATCGAGGAGATGCGCGGGGGCCGCTTCCGCATCATCGTCAGCGAGATCCCCTATCAGCTCAACAAGACCAACCTGATCGAACGCATGGCCGAACTGGCGCGCGAGGGCCGGCTGGAGGATATTTCCGACCTGCGCGATGAATCCGACCGCAAGGGCATGCGCATCGTCATCGAACTGAAGCGGGGGGCCGCGCCCAAGAAGGAACTGAACAAACTCTTCAAGTACACGCCCTTGCAGACGACCTTCGGCGTTACGAACCTGGCGCTGGTGAAGAACGAGCCGCGCATGTTGCCGCTCAAGCGCATGTTGCAGGTCTTCATCGAACACCGGGTCGAGGTCATCACCCGGCGGTCGATCTGGGAACTGGCCGAGGCCGAGCACCGGGCGCACATCCTGGAGGGGCTGCGCATCGCCCTGCAATTCCTGGATGAGGTGATCGCCACCATCCGCCAAAGCCCGACTGTGGATGCAGCCCGCGCGGCCTTGATGACCCGCTTCGGCCTGAGCGAAATCCAGGCCCAGGCCATCCTGGACATGCAACTCCGCCGTCTGGCGGCGCTGGAGCAACAGAAGATCGAGGACGAGTACAACGAATTGCTCGTCCGCATCCGCTACTTGCGCGACCTGCTGGAACACCCGGCCAAGATCCTGGCCCTGGTGAAGGACGATTCGCTGGCGCTGAAGGAGAAATTCGCCGACCCCCGCCGCACCGCCATCAGCCCGCAAGGCGTGGGCGAGTTCAGCGAGGAGGATTTGATCACCCAACAGGGTGTGATCGTCAGCCTGACGCAGGGCAACTACATCAAACGCACCGACGCCCGCGTCTTCCGTTCGCAGGCGCGGGGGGGCGTGGGTGTGCGCGGGATGGAGACAAAGGCCGAGGATGTGGTGGTCAAGGCTTTCTTCGCCCGCACGCTCGACACGGTGCTTTTCTTTACCAACAAGGGCCGGGTCTATTCCGAGCGCGCCTTCAACCTGCCCGAAGGCAGCCGCACGGCCAAGGGCGTACACATCAACAATGTCCTCAACCTTCAGGCCGACGAGTCGGTGACGGCGCTCATCCCCGTGCCCGGCTTCGCCGAATCGCAATACATCCTGCTCTGCACCCGCAAGGGGCGGATCAAGCGCATGGAATTGCGCGAGTTCGAGCGGGTGCGGGCGTCGGGCATCATCGCCTTTGGGCTGCCGGAGGATGACGAACTGGTGCGGGCCAAACTGACGCGCGGCAACACTGATGTGGTCATCATCACCCGCATGGGCAAAGGTCTGCGTTTTCATGAGGAGGCCATCCGCCCGATGGGCCGCACCGCCGCCGGGGTGATGGGCATCGACCTGGCCGAGGGCGACGCCGTGGCCGGGCTGGCCACCGTCAGCGGCGCGGCCGACGAGGAGCTGCTGGTTGTGACCGAGCAGGGCTGGGGCAAGCGCGTGGCCCTGGACGACCTGCCGGTGAAGGGCCGCTACACGCAGGGTGTGTGGATGACCGACCACAGCCGCGCCGACGAGACCGGGCCGGTGGTGGTGGCGCGGGCCATCTCGCCGGACGATGAAGTCACGTTCATGACCGTGAACGGGCTGGCCGTGCGCATGAGGGCGCGCGAGATCAGCCTGATCGGCCGGGCCGGGCGCGGGGTGCGCTGTCTGCGTTTGCAGGCCGGCGACCGGCTGGTGGCGGTGGCGCGGATGGTGGATGTGGCGGTCGAGAGCGACCACGACGAGCCGGACGCGCCCCCAGCCCAGCCGCAAAGCCCTGTGGCCGAAGAAGAGGCGCTTGCCACCGAGACGGCCCCCGCATCGCCATGA
- a CDS encoding BrnT family toxin — MPVPTSLEWRDIEALFLVLGARTVEGSGSRVRFELMGVDDRLDYGETRWVTLGVLHGKVVVIVPTESEDEIHVISMREADKDEQLLFFRNL; from the coding sequence ATGCCTGTGCCGACCTCCCTGGAATGGCGCGATATCGAGGCGCTCTTTCTTGTGTTAGGCGCACGCACGGTGGAAGGAAGCGGCTCACGCGTACGTTTCGAGTTGATGGGCGTAGATGACCGGCTGGACTACGGCGAAACGCGCTGGGTCACGCTCGGCGTGTTGCACGGGAAAGTGGTGGTCATCGTGCCTACCGAAAGTGAAGACGAGATTCATGTCATTTCCATGCGTGAGGCCGACAAAGATGAGCAACTCCTATTCTTCCGCAACCTCTGA